ACCGCTGCAGCGCATCCAGCACCTGGCGCGGCTTCTGGCTCGTGGCCGCGTGATCGAGATAGATCAGGGGCTGCCCCAGGCAGGCCGTCTGGGCCAGCAGGGGGAAATCGGGGCGGGTGAGCGTCGCCAGATTCTCCGCCGCAGCCTCGGCAGCGGGCGGCGCAGCAGCCGCAGGCGGGGCGTTGCTGTGCAGGCTGTGGATGGTGGCCGAAGGGGAGGGCATGGGCTTCAGGCGGCTCCCAGCAGGGTCTGCAGCGGCTGGTGGGCGGCGGCGGCGGCGGGCAGCGCCCGCAGCACCTCCTCGCAGAAGCCCCGCTGGAGCAGGGCGGCGGCCTGGGCGGCGCCGATGCCGCGGCTCTGCAGATAGAAGAGCTGCTCCCGCTCCAGCCGCGTCACCGTGGCCCCATGGGCGCACTTCACGTCGTCGGCCACGATCTCCAGTTCCGGCTTGGTGTCCACCCGGGCGCGGTCGGAGAGCAGCAGGTTGCGGCTCAGCTGGGAGGCGTTGGTGCGCTGGGCGGCACGGGGCACCTGCACGGCCCCGTTGAAGATGCTGTGGCCCCGCTCGTCGGCCACGGCCTTGTGCAGCTGGTCCAGGGTGCCGGCGGGTCCATCGAAGCGCACCTGGCTGTGGGTGTCGGCGATCTGGTCGCCCTTCACGAGCTGAAGCGCCCGCAGGCTGGTGCTGGCCTCCCCCTCGGCCTGCACGATGCGGGGCTCCTGGCGCAGCAGCGCCCAGCCGACGCTGGCCGTCACGAGCTGGAGGCTGCTCTCCCGGGCCTGACGGACCGCGGTGTGGGCCAGCAGGCTGGCCTGGCCATCGCCACCGGCCGCGAGGGTGCCCAGGCTGAGGCGGCTGCCGGCGCCCATCTCCACTTCCACCACCAGGCTGAGCGCCTGCGGGCCCGAGGCCCGGATCACCTGCAGCAGATCCAGGCTGGCGCCCGCTTCGAGCACCAGCAGCAGACGCCGGGCCTGCAGGCCGGCGCCGGCGGCCGCATCCCAGCCGAGTTCCAGGGGGGCGGCGGCGCCGCACACCCGCAGGGCGAGCACGGCCGGGCAGGCCCCCCGGTTGAGGCGCACCGGCCAGTGGTCCAGGCAGCCGGCGGCCGCGAGGCAGCCGTCCAGGTGGTTCACCACGTCTTCCGGGGGCAGCGGGGAGATCCCCTCCGGCAGAGCCGGCACGGTCCAGGGCGCAGCCGCCGCATCAGCGAGGCAGGGCTGCAGGCGCCGCAGCGCCGCCAGATCGGTGAAGCGCCAGTCCTCCTGGCGGCGGGTGGGCAGGGGGGCTCCTGCCAGGCCGGCGAGCCAGTCGGCCGTGGTGACGGATCCCTGCGGTGCCACGGGAGTCGAGAGCATCAGGCCACCTCCACGGGCTGGCGGGCGGCCGGGCCCTCCAGCCGGGCGATCTCCTCGTCCACCCAGTCGTAGCCGATGCGCTCGAGCTCCAGCGCCAGCTCCTTGCCACCGCTGCGCAGGATCCGGCCGGCGGCCATCACGTGCACGTGGTCGGGGGTGATCAGGTCGAGCAGGCGCTGGTAGTGGGTGATCAGCAGCGTGGCGTTGTCGGGGCCGGCCAGATGGTTCACCCCTCCGGCCACGATGCGCAGGGCGTCGATGTCGAGGCCCGAATCGGTTTCGTCGAGGATGGCCACCACGGGTTCCAGCAGGGCCATCTGCAGAATCTCGTTGCGCTTCTTCTCGCCACCGCTGAACCCCTCGTTCACGCTGCGCTCGAGGAAGGCGGGGTCCATCTGCACCACCGCCAGCCGCTCCTTCACGACGTCCTCGAAGGCGAACGTGTCGAGCTCCTCCTCACCGCGCTCGGCGCGGCGGGCATTGGTGGAAACCCGCAGAAACTCGAGGTTGCTGACGCCGGGAATCTCCACCGGATACTGGAAGCCGAGGAAGAGGCCCACCCGGGCCCGCTGCTCGGGATCCAGGTCCAGCAGGTTCTCACCGCGGTAGTGCACCGATCCGCCCGTGACGGTGTAAGCCGGGTGGCCCGCCAGCACCTTGGAGAGGGTGCTCTTGCCGCTGCCATTGCGGCCCATCACGGCATGGATCTCGCCGGCACGGATGGTGAGGTTCACCCCCTTGAGGATGGGCTGATCCTCCACCGAGGCATGCAGGTCGTGGATCTCAAGCAGAACCGGGGCGTCGGGGCAGATCACTGAACTAGGGGATGGGAAGGGAGAACGGAAGGGGGATGGCGGCCAGGGGCTGGGGAATCAACCCACGGATCCCTCGAGCTTCAGGGCCAGCAGCTTGTCGGCTTCGGCGGCGAATTCCATCGGCAGCTGGTTGAACACATCGCGGCAGAACCCGCTCACCATCATCGAAACGGCCTCTTCGAAACCGATGCCACGGCTCTGGAGGTAGAACAGCTGATCTTCGGAGATGCGGCAGGTGCTCGCCTCATGCTCCACGGCAGCATCGGGCTGCTGGGAACGGATGTAGGGGTAGGTGTTGGCCGCGGCCTGATCGCCGATCAGCATCGAATCGCACTGGCTGTAGTTGCGGGCACCCACGGCCTTGGGGCCGATCTGCACCAAGCCGCGGTAGCTGTTCGAGGAATGGCCGGCACTGATCCCCTTGCTCACGATCGTGGAGCGAGTGCGGGGGCCCACATGGATCATCTTGGTGCCCGTATCCGCCTGCTGGCGGTTGTTGGTGAGGGCCACGGAGTAGAACTCACCCACGGAATCGGCACCCTGGAGCACACAGCTCGGGTACTTCCAGGTGATGGCGGAACCCGTTTCCACCTGGGTCCAGCTGATCTTGCTGCGATCACCGCGGCAGTGGCCGCGCTTGGTCACGAAGTTGTAGATGCCGCCAACGCCGTTCTCATCCCCGGCATACCAGTTCTGCACGGTGGAATACTTGATGGAGGCATCATCAAGAGCCACGAGCTCCACCACAGCGGCGTGCAGCTGGTTGGTGTCGAACATCGGCGCGGTGCAACCTTCTAGGTAGCTGACCGATGCGCCCTCCTCGGCCACGATCAGCGTGCGCTCAAACTGGCCCGTATCGCCGGAGTTGATCCGGAAATAGGTGGAGAGCTCCATCGGGCATTCGACCCCCTTGGGAATGAACACAAAGGAGCCATCGCTGAACACCGCGGAATTGAGCGCGGCGAAATAGTTGTCGTTGGTGGGAACCACCGTGCCCAGGTAGGCCTCCACCAGCTCGGGATGGTCCTTCACGGCCTCGCTGATGGAGCAGAAGATCACGCCGTGCTCGGCCAGCTGCTCCCTGAAGGTGGTGGCAATCGACACACTGTCGAACACCGCGTCCACGGCCACGTTGGACAGCCGCTTCTGCTCGCTCAAGGGGATGCCGAGCTTGTCGAAGGTTTCCAGCAGCTTGGGATCCACCTCATCGAGGCTGGTCTTCTTCTCCTGCTGCCTGGGAGCGGCGTAGTAGATGATGTCCTGATAGTCGATCTTGGGATACCCCAGGGAGGCCCACTCCGGCTCCTCCATGGTGAGCCAGTGGCGAAACGCCTTCAGCCTGAAATCAAGCAGAAACTGAGGCTCATTCTTCTTGGCGGAGATGAGCCGCACCACGTCCTCACTGAGGCCCTTGGCAATCTTGTCGGTTTCGATGTCGGTGACAAAGCCGTACTTATACGGCTGCGAAACCAGATCTCCGACGGTGGCAGTGGACATGGTGAAAAGGGCGGGATCAGCCGGCAGTGAGGGATTTGACGTCGTCGAGCGAGATGGTCTGCTTTTCACCCCGGAACGGATTGTCTTCCGTGAGGAAGAGCATGCAGTGGCACTCCTTGCGCTCACGCATCGGCACACAGGGGCAGTTCCAGAAGGCCTGGGCCACCTCCGCCTCCTTGTCCTCGTAGTGGCGGCAGGGGCAGAGGGCACCGCCCAGCTCGTCCTTGTGGCGGGCCAGGCCCTCGAGCACCACCGCCGTGACCCCGGGATCACTGCAGAAATAGGTTCCAGTGCGCTGGGCGTAGGTCTCCGCGAACTTGCGGATCACCTCCAGGCTGTCGGCGCTGGGTGTGGAGCTGCTCGCGGGGGTGTCGGCCATGGCGGGGAACAAGACGAGGCGGGGAGGAGTGCTGGCGGCAGCCCGGAAAGGAGCTGCCGCTTGTGGATGGGCCTGCCCCTGATTCAGGGGGGCCCGCCCGGGGGGAAGACCAGGGCCGGACGGCCGCGGCCGCAGGGAAGCCGATCGCCGGATCGGCAACAGCCTCCCGGGTTGATCGGTCTCCAGCCTCCCGACATTACGAAACTCTGGCGTTTCTTTATCCGGAGCCTAGGGCACGCGTCCGGCGCTTGGGTGAGCCTCCATTGTGCCGTTCGGCTGCGCCGGCCCGTGTGTGACGCGCCCCTGGGAGCCCCAACCCACAACTGAACGTGGCATCGTGTGAAGGCCTGGTGTCGGTCATGCGTCCAACCATCGCCCCCCACACCACGGCTCCAGCACAGGGCTCCGAGCCGAGCCCACCCAGGGTGGCAGCTTCGGACCGCCCCGACGGCCCGGGTTCCGTGGGCTCGCGTTCCGAGGGCTCGGGTGCTGAGGCGAGCGGGCAGGCTCCGGCCTCGTCCCCTCCCCCCTCGCCGGGCTCCACCAGGGAAGCGGCCCTGGCGCTGCTGGTGCGCCACGGCGAAGCCACGGCTGCCGCCCTCGCCAAGAGCCTCGGGGTGTCGGTGCAGGTGATGCGGCGCCATCTTCGCAGCCTGGAGGAGGAAGGCCTGGTGGCCTCCTGTACCGCCTCCGACGGTCCGGGCCGCCCCACCAACCGGTGGCATCTCACAGACCGGGGCCAGGATCAGTTTCCTGATGGGAGCGAGGCCTTCGCCCTCGGCCTGCTGGCATCGATCGCCCAGAACCTCCCCGCCGACACCCTCAGCCTGCTGCTCGCCCAGCAGGGCAGCCAGCAGGCCAGGCTCTACAGGCGACAGGTGGGCGACGGCTGCCTTCAGGAGCGCCTCGAGCGGCTGGTGGATCTGCGGCGGCGCGAGGGGTACGTGGCCGAGTGCTCGCCCCACCCCGATGGCCAGTCGTGGGTGATCCAGGAATTCCACTGTTCCGTGATGCGCATCGCCGAGCAGTTCCCCTGCGTGTGCGATCAGGAGCTGCGACTGATTCGTGAAACCTTCCCCGACTGCCAGGTGGAACGGGTGCAGTGGCGCCTCGAGAAGGGTCACTCCTGCGGCTTCCGTCTCCAGCCCTCCCAACCCGGCTGAGCCCTCCATCCGACGTGCCCCCTGCCATGGACCCTGCCACCGGTCCCCTCACCATGGCCGAGCTGGCTGAGCTGGAGGCCACCCTCCTGCCGGCCGTGGAACGGCACCACCTGCGGTTGCTGGCCCACAGCCTGCGCACCCTGCAAGCCATCGCTGGGCGGGAGCAGGGGCCCCTGCCCGACGGCAGCCATCTGGAAACCTGGGCCGCGGCCGTTCCCGCCCTTCGGGATGATCCCGGCTTCCGCTCGGGATATCTCCTCCAGCTCCAGGCAGCCGCCAGGCAGCTCGAGGCCATCGCCGCCGAGCTCGGCACCACGGCCCTGGGCCTCGATCTCGGCCAGCTCGCCCAGTGGGCCAGAGGCCAGGCCGACGCCCGGCTCAGCGCACCACCAGCACCACCCCGACCAGAGCACTGACCGCCGCCAGCCAGCCGGCGGCGCGGGGACGGTCGCCCTCGAAGCGGGCCAGCAGCACCGCCATCACCGGCGCGGTGGCCAGCAGGGCCACGGCCAGACCGGCCGGCAAGCGGCTGAGGGCCAGCTGCTGCAGGGCGATGCCGGCCGTGGTGCCCAGCAGGGTGGCACCCAGCACCAGGGGCCAGCGGCGCCGGGATGGCCAGGGCCCGAGCTGGGGCCGGCCCAGGCGCTGCAGCAGGCCAGGCAGCAGGGGCAGCATCACCAGGCTGGCGGCCGCCAGGCGGATCGCCGCGGCCGCCATCGGCGTCACCAGCCCGCCCTGGAGTGCCGCCCGGGCCAGCAGCGCGCCGCCACTGCCCCCCAACAGCGCCCCCAGGGCGAGCAGCAGTCCGGCGCCCTGCTGGGCCGCCAGCGATCCCGGCGGCGGTTCCTCGCTCTGGCGGGCCACCAGCAGCAGGGCGAGGCTGATCAGGGCGATGCCGAGCCACTGCCCGGGGGCCGGCATTTCCCCCAGCACCAGTCCGGCGGCCGCCCCGGTGAGGCCAGGGCCTCCCGCCTCGAACGTGAGCGTGCGCCGGGTGCCGAGGCGGCGCAGGGCGGCGAAGAAGAGGCTGTCCCCCAGGGCGATGCCCAGAACGCCACTGAGGCTGAGCAACCCATAGGGATGCGCTGTGCCGCCCTCCGGCCAGCCGCCTCGGCCGCCGAGCAGCAGCACGGGAGCAAGCATCGCCAGGGCCAGCAGGTTCTTGAGCAGGTTCAGCTGCCCGGCCCCCAGGGAGGTGGGCAGGCGGCGCCACAGCATGCTGGCGAGGGTCCAGCAGAGGGCAGCCGCCAGGGCCGCCGCCACACCGAGTGCCACCCCGCTCCGTCCGCTGCCTTGCGATCATCGTGGCCCCAGCTGCGCCCCGACCGTGACCGAAGCCATCGCTGACGCCATCAGCTTTTTCCGGCTGAGCTGCGGCCGCTGGCGCTCCCAGCGCAGCAGCCACCACCTGCTGCACCGCCGCGCCGAGGCCGGGGGCTCCTGGATCGAGGTGGTGGAGCTGGACGCCGACGACCCCCGCCTGATCGCCGTGGCCACGCTGCACGGCCAGGATCCCGCTGCGCTGGTGGGCGGCTGCCGCGTCACCTGGAATGCCTCGATGGCCTGGGACAAGGCCGGGGAAGCCCACGAGGGCGACAGCGTGTTCGGCCTGATTCCCACCGACCCCAGCGGCCGCACCGGTCTGCTGCTGCGCGACCGGGGCTACGCGGAGACCGCTCCGGTGGCGGGACACTTCGCCATGGACGAGCGCGACGGCCTGCTGCTCACCACCAGCTACGAGACGATGAACAGCCTGGAGCGGTTCAGCTTCGCCGGCCCCAATGTGCGGCTGCGCACCAGCACCGTGGAGGGGCTCTCCAACACCGCCTCGTTCTGTGTGGAGACCCGGATCCTGGCGAGCGATGCCGCCTCGCCACCCGCTCCGGCCGCCCCCCGGGCCGAGGCGACCCTGTCTCCCCTGGGCTGGTGACGGGCGGCCGGGACGGAAATCCGGCGCGTTGGAAACGTTTGTGCCGAACGTTACGGACTGTGAGCCCTGCCTGAGCGGCACCGGTTCCCCAGCGACGGCACTTCTACGATCCCTGGCGACGGATGCTGAATTCGCGTGGCCCTGCCCCTCCTGAAGTACGCGCCCACCACCCAGAACTCGCGCGTGAATGCTCTGCGGGTGGGTTCGGATGAGGACCCCAAGGCCGTTTCCATGGAGAAGGCCATGGATCGCGAAGATCAGAACTTCGTGATCGAAGCGGCCTACCGCCAGATTTTCTTCCACGCCTTCAAGGTGGACCGCGACCGCACCCTGGAGTCCCAGCTGCGGGACGGCCAGATCACGGTGCGGGACTTCATCCGCTCGCTCTGCCTCTCCGACACGTTCACCCGCAGCTTCTACAACCTCAACAGCAACTACCGGGTGGCCCGCCACCTGGTGGAGAAGCTGCTGGGCCGCCCCACCCACGGCAAATCCGAGGAGATCGCTTGGTCCGCCGTGCTCATGACCCGCGGCGTCAAGGGCATGGTGGACGACATCCTTGATTCTCAGGAATACCTGGAGGCCTTCGGCTACGACACGGTGCCCTACCACCGCAACCGCGTGGTGGGCAGCCGGGACCTGGGCGAAACCCCCTTCAACATCACCAGCCCCCGCTACGACGCCTACTACCGCAGCATCCTGGGCTTCCCCCAGGTGGTGTACACCGGCACGGTCAAGGCCTACCCGGAGCGCGCCCGTCAGCGCCGGGGCGGCTTCCCCGAGGACTACCTCCCCTGGGTGCGGAGCCTGCCGGCGATGCGCGCCACCAGCGCCGCGGCCTCGGCCGACATCAACTACCTGGCGAAGGTTCCCTACCGCAGCATCGGCCGGTAGACCCCCAGCACATCCATGCGT
This portion of the Cyanobium sp. NIES-981 genome encodes:
- a CDS encoding DMT family transporter; the encoded protein is MALGVAAALAAALCWTLASMLWRRLPTSLGAGQLNLLKNLLALAMLAPVLLLGGRGGWPEGGTAHPYGLLSLSGVLGIALGDSLFFAALRRLGTRRTLTFEAGGPGLTGAAAGLVLGEMPAPGQWLGIALISLALLLVARQSEEPPPGSLAAQQGAGLLLALGALLGGSGGALLARAALQGGLVTPMAAAAIRLAAASLVMLPLLPGLLQRLGRPQLGPWPSRRRWPLVLGATLLGTTAGIALQQLALSRLPAGLAVALLATAPVMAVLLARFEGDRPRAAGWLAAVSALVGVVLVVR
- the sufR gene encoding iron-sulfur cluster biosynthesis transcriptional regulator SufR, with translation MGSRSEGSGAEASGQAPASSPPPSPGSTREAALALLVRHGEATAAALAKSLGVSVQVMRRHLRSLEEEGLVASCTASDGPGRPTNRWHLTDRGQDQFPDGSEAFALGLLASIAQNLPADTLSLLLAQQGSQQARLYRRQVGDGCLQERLERLVDLRRREGYVAECSPHPDGQSWVIQEFHCSVMRIAEQFPCVCDQELRLIRETFPDCQVERVQWRLEKGHSCGFRLQPSQPG
- a CDS encoding phycobilisome rod-core linker polypeptide, giving the protein MALPLLKYAPTTQNSRVNALRVGSDEDPKAVSMEKAMDREDQNFVIEAAYRQIFFHAFKVDRDRTLESQLRDGQITVRDFIRSLCLSDTFTRSFYNLNSNYRVARHLVEKLLGRPTHGKSEEIAWSAVLMTRGVKGMVDDILDSQEYLEAFGYDTVPYHRNRVVGSRDLGETPFNITSPRYDAYYRSILGFPQVVYTGTVKAYPERARQRRGGFPEDYLPWVRSLPAMRATSAAASADINYLAKVPYRSIGR
- the sufC gene encoding Fe-S cluster assembly ATPase SufC, with amino-acid sequence MICPDAPVLLEIHDLHASVEDQPILKGVNLTIRAGEIHAVMGRNGSGKSTLSKVLAGHPAYTVTGGSVHYRGENLLDLDPEQRARVGLFLGFQYPVEIPGVSNLEFLRVSTNARRAERGEEELDTFAFEDVVKERLAVVQMDPAFLERSVNEGFSGGEKKRNEILQMALLEPVVAILDETDSGLDIDALRIVAGGVNHLAGPDNATLLITHYQRLLDLITPDHVHVMAAGRILRSGGKELALELERIGYDWVDEEIARLEGPAARQPVEVA
- the sufD gene encoding Fe-S cluster assembly protein SufD, which translates into the protein MLSTPVAPQGSVTTADWLAGLAGAPLPTRRQEDWRFTDLAALRRLQPCLADAAAAPWTVPALPEGISPLPPEDVVNHLDGCLAAAGCLDHWPVRLNRGACPAVLALRVCGAAAPLELGWDAAAGAGLQARRLLLVLEAGASLDLLQVIRASGPQALSLVVEVEMGAGSRLSLGTLAAGGDGQASLLAHTAVRQARESSLQLVTASVGWALLRQEPRIVQAEGEASTSLRALQLVKGDQIADTHSQVRFDGPAGTLDQLHKAVADERGHSIFNGAVQVPRAAQRTNASQLSRNLLLSDRARVDTKPELEIVADDVKCAHGATVTRLEREQLFYLQSRGIGAAQAAALLQRGFCEEVLRALPAAAAAHQPLQTLLGAA
- a CDS encoding phycobiliprotein lyase, with product MTEAIADAISFFRLSCGRWRSQRSSHHLLHRRAEAGGSWIEVVELDADDPRLIAVATLHGQDPAALVGGCRVTWNASMAWDKAGEAHEGDSVFGLIPTDPSGRTGLLLRDRGYAETAPVAGHFAMDERDGLLLTTSYETMNSLERFSFAGPNVRLRTSTVEGLSNTASFCVETRILASDAASPPAPAAPRAEATLSPLGW
- the sufB gene encoding Fe-S cluster assembly protein SufB codes for the protein MSTATVGDLVSQPYKYGFVTDIETDKIAKGLSEDVVRLISAKKNEPQFLLDFRLKAFRHWLTMEEPEWASLGYPKIDYQDIIYYAAPRQQEKKTSLDEVDPKLLETFDKLGIPLSEQKRLSNVAVDAVFDSVSIATTFREQLAEHGVIFCSISEAVKDHPELVEAYLGTVVPTNDNYFAALNSAVFSDGSFVFIPKGVECPMELSTYFRINSGDTGQFERTLIVAEEGASVSYLEGCTAPMFDTNQLHAAVVELVALDDASIKYSTVQNWYAGDENGVGGIYNFVTKRGHCRGDRSKISWTQVETGSAITWKYPSCVLQGADSVGEFYSVALTNNRQQADTGTKMIHVGPRTRSTIVSKGISAGHSSNSYRGLVQIGPKAVGARNYSQCDSMLIGDQAAANTYPYIRSQQPDAAVEHEASTCRISEDQLFYLQSRGIGFEEAVSMMVSGFCRDVFNQLPMEFAAEADKLLALKLEGSVG
- a CDS encoding ferredoxin-thioredoxin reductase catalytic domain-containing protein, with the protein product MADTPASSSTPSADSLEVIRKFAETYAQRTGTYFCSDPGVTAVVLEGLARHKDELGGALCPCRHYEDKEAEVAQAFWNCPCVPMRERKECHCMLFLTEDNPFRGEKQTISLDDVKSLTAG